The segment TCTCGAATTGATTATAGGAGGGATATCTCAGAGATGATAATCATGATAATGTTGAATCTCAGGGTGTTGTAGCTCAAGGAGTGTCACTCTACCGAGAACTAGGTTATACAGGAATCGATCTGGTTTGAGAGCTATGGATGGCAGTGGATTAGAAAAACTGTATCTGGGAATGGATTTTGGTACTTCAGGTGCTCGTTTTACAGTAATTGATGAACAAGGAGTGATTAGAGCTGAAGGCAAAAGAGAGTATCCTCCTTTCATGGTAAAACAAAACGAACTATATGCTTCCTTTGATCTGTATTTAACCTTTGATTTGAGGACTTAAGAATCCATCTACACATCATTAGCATCTGAGCCTACTTTAAGAACAAAGATTTAGAAAAGTAGCTATTGTCCTCCTCGGATATTTATGGGGCTGAGTATGGTTTGTTTGTCATCTAGATAGAGGGAAGAAAGCATGGATTGGGTTAGCTCATGGAAATCAACTCTCTTTTCCTTGCTTGAAGACATTCCCATTACTCTTCGTTCCCTCGTCTCTTCCATTTCCCTTGATGGGACTTCTGCAACTACTCTCATCTTAAACAGGCATGTGCTCCCTTTTCCTtcatgttcatcatcatcatcaccatagCAGTTATGAAAGTCATTGAAACGTTTTTTAAATTTCCTCCGCTAATTATGCGCAACAGTGAGAGTGGAGAAGTTCTGTGTCAGCCTTTTCTCTACAACCAGAGCTGCCCTGATGCTCTCCCTGAGGTTAAGTCTATAGCGCCAGAGAACCACACTGTCTGCTCTGGCTCCTCCACCTTGTGCAAGCTCGTCTCTTGGTGGAATCTTAAGCTTCCCAACAGAGAATCAGCGGTGTTGCTGCATCAGGCTGATTGGTTGTTGTGGTTACTTCATGGCAGACTTGGAGTGTCGGATTACAATAATGCCTTGAAGGTAATCATTCTCTGCATCAAGCAGAGATTTCTGATTAGTTCTAACAAGAGAATGTAACTcataagtgtttttttttctgttttggatttgaGGGCAGGTGGGCTATGATCCTGAGAGTGAATCGTATCCGTCATGGTTGATAAGTCAGCCTTATTCTCAGTTATTACCTGTGGTTCAAGCTCCTGGAACGTCAATAGGCAATCTGAAAGATAGCATTAGAAGGCAATTCGGTAAAAACAAAGTTCTTTGCATCTAAGAAACAATCAATGAAACGCAACATAGAGTTTCAGTTTTCCTTTTGGCTTGAACAGGATTTCCTGATGATTGCATTGTCTGCACCGGTACTACTGATAGCATAGCTGCGTTTCTAGCAGCACGCGCAACTGAACCTGGGAAAGCAGTAAGAACTCTGCAATGCTTTCTGAATGTTGTTTATGTCTCTGTTACACGCTTAACCATTCAAAGTGAATAACTCGGTGCCACATTTTGATGTTTGCCTTTTTATAATTGCTTCTCAAAGGTAACTTCATTGGGATCGACCTTAGCCATCAAACTTCTGAGCACCAAAAGGGTGGATGATGCGAGGTATGGAGTCTACAGCCATCGCCTGGATGACAAATGGTTGGTAGGAGGAGCCTCCAACACTGGTGGAGCTATTCTCAGACAGCTATTCAGTGACGAACAGTTGGAGAGACTGAGCCGAGAAATCAATCCTACGGTTGCATCTCCTCTGGACTACTATCCTCTGAAAAGCAGCGGCGAAAGATTTCCCATAGCTGACCCTAACTTGGCTCCCAGGTTTGTCTGCCTTTCTCATGTTCTCCTCACAGGTCTCTCTGTATATTTAATCTGCGTCGATTCACACTTGAGGTGCATTGTTAAATGTTGCAGATTACTTCCGCGCCCAAATAGCGATGTTGAATACTTGCATGGTATCTTGGAATCAATCGCACGTATTGAGGTACCAATCATTTCCCACATGACTAACGATTCTAGTTTTCTTCACGAGTTATCACTCAGAACAAAATGGTTACAATGCATGTGATTTTGAACAAAATGGTTACCCTGCATTCATCTTAGTCTTCCAGCACCACAAGTTTCAGTTATATTCAAGTAGCTTGGGTTTATGATGCATTGCAGGGGAAAGGCTACAAGTTGTTGAAAGAGATGGGAGCAACGGAGGCGGAGGAAGTGTTGACAGCAGGAGGTGGAGCCAAGAACGACAAGTGGATAAAGATAAGGGAGCGAGTTCTTGGTTTGCCTGTGAGCAAAGCTGTCCACACGGAAGCTTCCTATGGAGCCTCTCTTCTTGCGTTGAAGGGTGCCAAACAGAAGAGGGGATTGTGAGAGACAGAACTCATCTTCAAGACAAGAGGATATGTTTCTGCTTTTGTGAGAACAGATTGCTTGTGAATAAAAAACAACACATTTTCAAGAGGATATGTTTCTGCTCTCGCGAAATATTAATGGCAGCGATTGTATATGTTGTATGTTACTGACGCTGTTTATTGTTATTGTACAAACTTTTACTGCAGTTTTGGTATTGTGTGGCAAAATGCGCGCCATTTAATacgttacaaaaaaaactaacgaGTTTTTACTACAATGAATGTAGCTCTGCATCcggagaaaaataaaacaaagaggGGTGTTCCGAGAAtcgaactcgggacctctcgcacccgaagcgagaatcataccactagaccaaacaccctttttgtttaatttcatcaaaatatattattagaaagaAAAACAGGCATGGCTGCTGCAGCCTGCAGCCAACTAATACAAAGAGGAAGTAGTTGAGAAGTAACGGATTTGGATAGTATAATCTTTTATATACAGGGGAGCCTAAAAGATTGAATGCATGGCCATTTTGTATCACagattttttcctttttctttttgttcatcAAGAATACAATATCAAATAGAGTGTTCATTTGATCTACAACAAGCTGTTTTCTATTCCCTTTATACTTTTTTTCTTGTGAGGTACGTAGTGGACTTTCTAAGCTAAGCAGCTTTCACTTTCTCTGCATATCTGCTTGTATCTTCCGAGTAAAGCACACCGTCCCGCGATAAAAGACGTATGAGGGCTAGAGAAAACCGAGCCTGCAAACAATTCAAGTTAACGATTTAACAAGAGCAAAAGATATGTGTGTGTGGTTTGGGTTATATGGCTTATATGGCTTATACTAAAGGTGTATATCGTTTTTACCCATTGGAATCCCACGAGAGCGTACCAGCAACCTCTCAACCCAAATCCTCCATTGCTCAGAAGCTTTTAGTCAATTATAAACAGTCAATGCAAAGAGGAGAGagagttacatatatatatatatatatatatatattataattcaGGAGAGTGAAGCAAAGAGTGAGAGAGTGAGTACCATAACTGCAAGCCCAGCAACGGCAAAGCATCCAGTCATTGTCAAGCTGATATATCTAAGATCTCTTCCAGCcttcattttgaaacaacaGTTTACTTCTTCTTTAGGATCAGGTTTGCACGTAAATAGCAAGCACCTTTAGATGGAATATCTGAACTAGACTGAGACATAGAAGTCCAAGCTTACCAGCAATGTGCCTTCAAGACTGTGAGTACTCGGAGTGGCGAATAAAGCAAGAAAATATGGTATTATGACCGTGTGCATCTGTCACGATAAAAAGAAAAGTGTTTCAAGATGCCATGTACACACATTAGacaaattgtaaaaaaaaaagaagtaatacCTGGAACGTGACAGCCTTGTCATGTGTAAAGATGCTAGGGAACATCCATGGAATTGCTGTGCCAATGGTTCCCACTACTATTCCTAGTGTAGCGCCGATGATAACCAGTGACTTCAGAAGCATTCTAGCCTACATAAAACAGTAGGcaactgtaaaaaaaaaaagatgtatcAATGGTTTCAGCTGAGGCAATTTTCACCAATAACGGACTTACTTTAGGCAAATTGCGGTTGATTCCAAATAACAACTCAGGCATAAAGGACTGTGCAGTTTGAGAGAGAGGCTCTCCCCAAACCGTACACATGGTATATGTCTGAAGCATaacctagagagagagagatcaaaaGAAGTTAAACTTACTCAAATAAAAAAGACATGGTTAGTGTTGAAaaatatacaacaaaaaaaGGGACATATATCACCTGATGAGCAGCTATGACGCTTGTACCCATTGATGTAGCAAAGTAGACAAGGAGCGTATAGAACAAAACCTAAagggaagaaaagaaaaaaacagacatATTCAGATATGATAAAGAGACAGATCCTTGTTGCAACTGAGTGTCGTCTACCTTTGACATCATAGTTATAAACACTGGTGCAGCGAGCCCAAAGATCATCAAGAGTTCGCTTGGAGAAGGAACAGAGAGTGAGAAAGCGCTGTATCCTTTCTTGTTCAACGCGTCCATCATCATATAAGCTGCAACAACCTAACACATCGTCGAATTAACACCATATTTGCTAAATTTACATGGTATTTAACTTTCTTCAGCTTACTTGTGAGACCATAGTTGCCCATGCTGCACCTGCGATACCGTATCCAAGAAAGGTGCACAAGACAATGTCACCAACGCCGTTTATTGCACTAGCAACTGCTAATGCCTTTAAAGGTCCCCATGAGTCTTTCATACCAAGACTGAgacacaaataaaaaataaaaaaagaatgttaGAGCATAACAGCAGGGAGATACAGTACTATTAATATCCATAGGGACCTTGCACTTTGAGCAACCCATCCAATGAGAACAGCTGGCCATGCTAAACCACGAATCTGAGGATTGAAAAAAGTGCAATTTTCAGATTTACAAGACAAAAAGGGTGCATCAAGATCAAGATAAGACTATGAACCTGAACATAAGTATTTGCAGCTGGGACAATCTCAGCGTTCTTTGCCCCTGTAAAAGCTGAGAGAAGAATAAACAGTCAACAGTACTGTTGTTGGTTTATCACTATTACTGATCAGCTAAAGTATATATTTCTGGTACCAGTTAGGGCCCAGGAACCAAACAGTCGTGTGAAGACCATCATCATGAGTCCACAAGCCAAGCCTATGAAAAGCAAGATGGATATCTGATGTTGTACTTCATCTTTATCCTGCAATAAGCACTACTATACCATTAGGAAGTTGATGAATAAACATTATCTACTGAGGattcattttataataaactGACCTGACGAGCGAGAGAGGTGGCAACAAGATTCGAAGTGGCAACGGAGAGGAACATGAAAGTATAACACAAATAATCACAGACGACGGTTGCAGGACCTGTTTCATCCAAATACTGTTAGAACATAGCAAAGGGAAAAAAGAACGCAATCGCATCAAATGCTTCAGAAGCCTTTTAGTAAACCAAAAGCTAATAAAAACAGAAATCAAGAGAAAGCTAAAAGCAAAGCAATTTTTGATTAAGTTGAAGACAGAAAGGTTATTGCTTTTCCAGCAGAGATAAACACAAACGGGTCCACTAAGGTAAcacaaaagataaataaaagagagagaagCATACCTAAAGCAGCTAGTTCAAGGGAGCTCCCTTGACCAATCACAGCCGTGTCAATGAGACTCATCAAGGGACCACATAGCCAGAGTCCAGCAGCAGGTCCAGTGAACATGACTATCTCTTTCATCTGCCCCCAAATACTCTGATTCGCTATATCATCCACcttcccttcttcttcttctacttccaCAGAAATTGCATTCTCTACTCCAATCTCAatcacctcctcctcctccggaaTCGACCCATTTCCATTGACTCCACCAACAACAAGCTCCTGATTCGGACTTGAGCAGTTTCTTCTTAAACACCTTCTCAAATCCAGAGGCTTTGAGCTCCTGAAACTCGGGAGTGTAGGCTTCCACGCCGGTAAGGTAATCGAAGATCGAAATGGTAGCTTGGGGTTAGAAGAAATCGAAGAAACTGTAAAAGTTAGGGCTTTGCATTGAATCTGCATACTTTCTCCTTCTTCCTGCTGAAAATCAGAAGAAGGAAGGTATgcagattaaaaaaaacaatggcgGCTTGAAAGGATTCTTCTCAGGCGACTAACTGATTAAAAACAACAACAAGGCACCAAACATTTTGTAAGCATTCGGTTTAATGTTGGTACGATTAACCGGTTATCGAAATTGGATTCAaaccaattgttttttttttttttttaatatagaaaaAAGGCAAAATTTGACGGCCCAAAAGCAAAGAGGACCAAAAATGATTTAGaagtatatttataaaaaaggaaatttttGATAAGGCAATGTGTGACGGTAAACCAGTCCAAGTGTTGTTGTCGTGTCGGAGACAGAGGACAAGAAGATCTTAATATGCATCCAGTCACTAATGGCCCCCTACTATAATGATTCCAGAGCTGGGTAACACGCAATTTGCTAGCAAATGTTTATTTCGTGTTCGTATTTTTCTTTAACGACGAGAAATATAGACTTGTGGGCCTTTTTTAGTTGAGAGCCCATATAAATGGATTTTGTAAACTTCTGTATATTTTCGGAAATCCTTTTTAAGAATTGATTAGGCCGAGGGTTAAAGTCCACTAGTGAACCTGCTCCGTGGGAGTTGATATGGAAGCCTATGGATCGTTGATGTAGACTTCACCATATCTGATGAAAATCTCAAAACTTAACCTCAGCCTTTAAAAGtgctaactagattttgatccgcgcttcaaaagcgcgggttttttccgatttaaaatattgtttgatatgaattattattttggttttgatgttttgaagTATATTATTAAGTTATAAAGTGTTACTATATCGAAAAAGTAAAagaattttagtttaaaaattatataatttatcaaatagtttattttagattttatatgtgTATTCTTATGTTACAACGTTATAGTTGTATTTTGTGTGTATTTTGTAAGAGTTATATTTGTTGAGTTGATGAGACAAAAAAATTACTTGGCAGAATTTGAACTAAtctaatagtatagatattgaagaatttttaatagttttagcagTATTTTCATACTTGAACCAAACCTACAGTCTCAGAagtaaatcaggtgattcataTAAATTGGGTCTGAATTTTGTTAAaaccttatatataaaaatctgaTAAAAGTTGGTAAAAACGTAAAAACTATCATTAACCCGTTATCCAATATTGGTTGACCCGATAAAATCTCATATAAATTAGatgatattttttcaaaactcaattcaaacttttgaatcaagcttTGAAGCACGGGGTTAATACTTtttcaaaagagaaaaatcttgTTTAACTTAGGTATTTCAAACCTGGTGAAAAGTTTATACAAATCTCAATgtgtttagtatataatatatgcttGAATAACCCGCGGAAACCTGCAAGCttgaaactcaaataatataaatattaattttggacCTAATTATATTggtaaatttattttgttatttatattgaATTACAGAAGTGGACTTGTATTTGAGCATCTTTTATACTAAACATTAtttgttgtccaaaaaaaaatactaatcattattttggattttagtAATTGTGCTTCATAAGTAAAAATCAAGTcaacttattttttataaaaaaaaaagagaatatggagcaatattttctaaattatttgtattttttaattttccataATATAGTTTAAGTGGTTGTATCTGAATTATAGTAAAAACTCAATTAAATAAGTTGACACGAGGATAATTTTTAACTAACTTCAtatgcattttttcaaattttttcaGTACTTATATGTTAATATCGTTTTTATGaactgaaaataatataatatactacTAAGTATGATCGGTTCTATAgtaaaacatgattttgtgaTGATTATTTATCATACTTCATTaactcatttttttaaaatacatgtatTACTTACCAgactattttaatttaaatggcATGTATTATTTAATGGTGATATGCACCATACCAttcgttttatatatatatgaatttaagaattaaaataaacattatataatatatatatatattatataatgtttattttaattcttaaattcatatatatataaaacgaaTGGTATGgtgcatatatatatggtcACATACATAATAGATTAGTCTATGGACCCAtgagtttatatattattgcaTAAAAAAATCTTGGTTAGTAAATCGTATATGAGATATCAATGACTAAATGGAGAAATTTATAATCAAAGGGTGAGATTTATAGAAGGTAATATAGTAGTTATCATAAATATAGGGGTGATACACTAATAATATCTAAAGAAAATCagagaaatttatgaaaatatattgttaggAGAAATTTAAGTAGGACCATGAAATTATTAACTCTTAGAAAATAGTCTAAACAACtttgtataagtagatttttaaaaactgattcccttttaatagaatagataaaaaaaaccaTTTAGATCTCATCACTGCCTCAAAAACTCATCTATGAATGTAAATAACATTATTTTTAGTTGAACTTTTTGTGGAATTTATAGATTTTCCATTAAACATGTGGACCACAGTCTCACTGTagagaaaacattaaaaatattccTTCCTCTTATTAGGgaaaagatacaaaaattgtgaTAATAGTAATTCTGAGACGTTTTataagatagaaaaaaaaatattaatgtatgatTATAATTCTTGTTTTATGTATCCTACTATGTAAAAGGAACTAAATCCTAGCTTTTCTAGAGGTGCTACATGGACAAAATAATATCTACCTATTAAACTGCCATGTCACTAGCAGGTTGGGCTTCGAATTAAAATTGCAATAAAAGATTTGGGCTTCGCTGTCGCTTACAAAAATCTCGGTTTGTCTACGATTTGCCGGTGGGCCAGGTAAAGAAAAATCTCGCAGCCTAGCCCATTAACCCAAATCGCCGTCTTCGTAAAATTATTTCCTTCGGACAATTACTTATTTCAACTGTCaaactattttcttttgaattttctatttattcagacaaattattatttatactgTTTTCTTTAACAATGTGTGAACCGGATAAGTTTCCTTTCATCTTAAATTGTCCGCCCAAGATAACACAACCCCTTCATTTCACACACAGTCactatatatttctaaaaaaaacctaaattctACTATCAAACCCACCAAACAAATTTACAACTACCGGTTCCAATTACTCATGCTTCGACCTCATTCAAATAATTATGGGCTGgcctactttaatttttaaataaccatgtcaataatattaaaaaaaaaacaaaccataaCTATGTCcacttcaaaaaaaatatgaaattaataaaagatAGGCAATACAAAATAATTCTCATTCTTATATGTACAGAACATGCAGCAGAAGATCAAAACAATTGGGGTGACACCCTCGGACCGCATCCAATAATCGTGGACGTTCTAGTGGACATTATGCACTTGTTACACAACAACCCCTTAGAGGCCGTTCTAAGCAGGGGGGGCAGCGGGTAGGCGAAATGGAGGTAGGATCATTAGGATGTGGCccatcacaaatcacaaaaaaaaatgttttcctaTGAACAACTTTCATTTGTCTTGACATCCAGGTTTGTCTTAAAAATACttacttttaattatttcaacTACATTTCAAATAATGGCTTTTAACCACTAAACATGAACAAATAATGGAAGGGAGGGTGTCTATTTCTACGTCTGACACAATCTACCAACGCTTCGAGAAAGGGAAAATTTATcgcattagatattttaatcttcTTCCCAATAACCAACGGTACATGCTTACCGTTCAACCatacataatcaatatcaatGAGACAATAATTGTTACACTGATTCAAGAAAAATTCCACCGATCCCTTCATACATATTCCGGCCCCAACGCTACCACCAGTTGATCAGCTTAGCAAATGCAACTAACTTTCTcccaggtaaaaaaaaacaataactctttcacatacaaataaatactaaatttttgtCCCTAAAATCAAATTATTTCTACAGATGTTGTTGGCTGCATATGCTTCATCTAAGGAAGTGATTTATATAACCACTACACAGATTCAAAAATCATCATTGGATTGTGTGTAGACATGtactaactttttattaaataacaattgatttacaactaaacaaaatataataaaataattatttgtatatcGAAATTGGTACGTCTAATTTTATGGGACAAGGAAGCGTCTAATTTCAGGGAGTTAAATCACATATATACCAGGAAAAAACAAATCataatcatcacaagtatcattccacggttacatgaaggtaataaactaaacataaagtttatgtcaaaataaatgcttacaaatatttgactttttcaggaaaactatcactcacaaccACACCTGGATCGTGCTTCTACTTTGACAACGATATTGGTATCATATAATGCttccaaaagaggaataaactgtTATCCTAAGCCTCATATCAAACGACCCCAaccaacttttaaaaaatttacgtTACCGCTTCTTACGTCAATTAAATAGGCACACTCAAATACTATTTTCTCTTACGATTATTGAATTCCtcaaaacaatttattattcaaacttactgttgttttttttttaaaaaaatgaccACCGCTTCTAACGTCTTCgcattataaaataaacaaaacataacttACCCTTTCAGAAACTTCGCAACTCTCAATTTTAATTGAACTGGACTTTTATTAAACATGTAATCCGCGCGGACACCGACCCAAGTGTTTTTTAAAGTTCTTTGGGTAATTACTAATTAGCATTCAACACAAATATTATCATCCACGTGGCAAATCATCGTCAGCCGGCTCACGGGAACCTCAATTTCCCCATCTTTGTGTCCTATATAACCACTGAAACGCATGATTGTTGGGAGCGTGTTTAACAGTCTCAAGTAGTCTAAGCAACAACAATGGCTTCAAGCTCAGCGTCTCTTCTCAAAGCCTCACCGGTGAAATCTGATTGGGTTAAGGGACAGAGTCTCCTCGTCCGTCAACCTTCTTCCTCAGTCGCAGCTATCCGAAGCAACGCAGCACCTTCCGCTCTCACCGTCCGTGCCGCCTCTGCTTACGCGGACGAGCTCGTCAAAACAGCTGTAATCAtcatatcaaaataattattctcCAAATATTTCTTTTATCCATTTGTTCAGTAATTCAGTTGTTAATATGATTGGTGGCAGAAAACAATCGCGTCTCCGGGACGCGGAATATTGGCGATGGACGAGTCAAACGCGACTTGCGGCAAGCGTTTGGCGTCGATCGGGCTAGAGAACACGGAGGCTAACCGTCAGGCTTACAGGACGCTGCTTGTGTCAGCTCCAGGATTGGGACAGTACATCTCCGGAGCTATCCTCTTCGAGGAGACTCTCTACCAGTCCACCGTCGACGGCAAGAAAATGGTCGATGTTCTCGTCGACCAGAACATCGTCCCTGGCATCAAAGTCGACAAGGTACTACTATACTACTACTGTATATCACACAAACCTAGCTTTAGTCTTTAGgcatttcggttcggttctgtCTCGTTtcgaaaattcaaaattttcggTTCGGTATAACTTACCGAGTATAAATGAAACTtgcttcggttcggttcgatttattcattataaatttataatctatCATCATTGGTCTGCACTTAACTAACAAAATTTCGGTTTAGTTTTGATTAAGTACAATTTGGTATGTTGGTTCGGTTTAGGTTTGGTCTCGTCCGTAAATTTTAACTTGGTATTGAGATGAATTTGTTTTGGTTggcttttgtttgtttgtttgtgactTTGTTCAAATTAATTTGTCCAACTTACATTTATATACTCTTTAAGGCCTGCTAAGTAGAAGGAAAAATGTTGAAGTTTGAATGGAAGTGTGATGATGAAAGTGGCTAATGAGTTTTGTTATATGAACAGGGTTTGGTGCCGCTTGTTGGGTCTGACGACGAGTCATGGTGCCAAGGACTCGACGGTTTGGCCTCTCGTACCGCTGCTTACTACCAACAAGGTGCTCGTTTCGCCAAATGGTACGTTCATATTCTCATTGCATAGTGACTTGGTCACTGCTAATGCCATACTGGATGTCAGATAGTGTTTTGACCGGACTCTCATAGTCTCATGTATTATGATTAGGCGTACTGTTGTGAGCATTCCAAATGGACCCTCTGCTTTGGCTGTTCAAGAAGCAGCTTGGGGACTTGCCCGCTACGCCGCTATCTCTCAGGTACAAATACATTTCTAAAATCCGCTGTTTCTCATCTACCATTGCTGTATATACTTATGATTTTGCGCTCTGCAGGACAGCGGTTTGGTACCCATTGTGGAGCCGGAGATTCTGCTGGACGGAGAACATAACATTGACAGGACATACGAGGTTGCAGAGAAGGTCTGGGCTGAGGTCTTCTTCTACCTCGCTCAGAACAACGTCATGTTCGAAGGTAAAtgaagtttgttttaaaattgatgATCAAGGCGCAAGTAAACAATATCCAATGTTTTGACGACAGGCATCCTCCTGAAGCCGAGCATGGTTACTCctggtgctgagtccaaagacagAGCTACTCCCGAGCAAGTTGCTTCCTACACTCTCAAGCTCCTTCGCAACAGAATCCCTCCTGCTGTTCCCGGAATCatggtatgtttttttttccttgcagATCAAGAAACTAGTAAACAAGACTTGAACCAGTGATTTTGATGTTATTTCATCTACGTACGCAGTTCCTGTCCGGTGGACAGTCCGAGTTGGAGGCGACTTTGAACCTGAACGCAATGAACCAAGGACCGAACCCATGGCACGTGTCCTTCTCCTACGCACGTGCGTTGCAGAACACTTGCTTGAAGACATGGGGAGGCAGAGAGGAGAACGTGAAGGCGGCTCAGGAGACACTCTTGACCCGTGCCAAAGCCAATTCGCTGGCTCAGCTCGGGATATACACAGGAGAAGGTGAGTCCGAGGACGCCAAGGAGGGTATGTTCGTAAAAGGCTACACCTACTAAGCTGTTCCGTTTATCAAAACTCAAAACTTGAGCTTGATTGTGGTGTTTGAGTAATATTATAATACTCTTATGTGACTAAGTTTTGTTTCCTTGTCGTTACTACTAATcctaataaatcaataattgaGTTACGTCTGCTCTAATTGTAAGACACTCAAAATCTCTGGCTTTGCTAGCTAGTTATGAAACTATTGTATAAAAGAAGTTATGCTTTTCtatcttttttctctctctgtcTAGAGCCCATGAACCACAACAGCTATTACAAGAAAAGGCATGTGCTTTAATGGCTACACCTAATGGGAGATTGCAGCCAAAGGGCATGTGCTTTAATGGCTGTACCTAAAGAGTGCGATCAGATATAAATGGTTCTCACGATGATCTCTTAACTCGAGCCACCAACACATGTTCTTTAATACCTACACCTACTGAAATAGT is part of the Brassica rapa cultivar Chiifu-401-42 chromosome A09, CAAS_Brap_v3.01, whole genome shotgun sequence genome and harbors:
- the LOC103842535 gene encoding D-ribulose kinase isoform X1, producing MLMLRQVQISSFELFQSPKQPGCCSSRSVTLPRTRLYRNRSGLRAMDGSGLEKLYLGMDFGTSGARFTVIDEQGVIRAEGKREYPPFMREESMDWVSSWKSTLFSLLEDIPITLRSLVSSISLDGTSATTLILNSESGEVLCQPFLYNQSCPDALPEVKSIAPENHTVCSGSSTLCKLVSWWNLKLPNRESAVLLHQADWLLWLLHGRLGVSDYNNALKVGYDPESESYPSWLISQPYSQLLPVVQAPGTSIGNLKDSIRRQFGFPDDCIVCTGTTDSIAAFLAARATEPGKAVTSLGSTLAIKLLSTKRVDDARYGVYSHRLDDKWLVGGASNTGGAILRQLFSDEQLERLSREINPTVASPLDYYPLKSSGERFPIADPNLAPRLLPRPNSDVEYLHGILESIARIEGKGYKLLKEMGATEAEEVLTAGGGAKNDKWIKIRERVLGLPVSKAVHTEASYGASLLALKGAKQKRGL
- the LOC103842535 gene encoding D-ribulose kinase isoform X2 yields the protein MDWVSSWKSTLFSLLEDIPITLRSLVSSISLDGTSATTLILNSESGEVLCQPFLYNQSCPDALPEVKSIAPENHTVCSGSSTLCKLVSWWNLKLPNRESAVLLHQADWLLWLLHGRLGVSDYNNALKVGYDPESESYPSWLISQPYSQLLPVVQAPGTSIGNLKDSIRRQFGFPDDCIVCTGTTDSIAAFLAARATEPGKAVTSLGSTLAIKLLSTKRVDDARYGVYSHRLDDKWLVGGASNTGGAILRQLFSDEQLERLSREINPTVASPLDYYPLKSSGERFPIADPNLAPRLLPRPNSDVEYLHGILESIARIEGKGYKLLKEMGATEAEEVLTAGGGAKNDKWIKIRERVLGLPVSKAVHTEASYGASLLALKGAKQKRGL
- the LOC103842536 gene encoding LOW QUALITY PROTEIN: protein DETOXIFICATION 46, chloroplastic (The sequence of the model RefSeq protein was modified relative to this genomic sequence to represent the inferred CDS: deleted 1 base in 1 codon) produces the protein MQSPNFYSFFDFFNPKLPFRSSITLPAWKPTLPSFRSSKPLDLRRCLRRNCSSPNQELVVGGVNGNGSIPEEEEVIEIGVENAISVEVEEEEGKVDDIANQSIWGQMKEIVMFTGPAAGLWLCGPLMSLIDTAVIGQGSSLELAALGPATVVCDYLCYTFMFLSVATSNLVATSLARQDKDEVQHQISILLFIGLACGLMMMVFTRLFGSWALTAFTGAKNAEIVPAANTYVQIRGLAWPAVLIGWVAQSASLGMKDSWGPLKALAVASAINGVGDIVLCTFLGYGIAGAAWATMVSQVVAAYMMMDALNKKGYSAFSLSVPSPSELLMIFGLAAPVFITMMSKVLFYTLLVYFATSMGTSVIAAHQVMLQTYTMCTVWGEPLSQTAQSFMPELLFGINRNLPKARMLLKSLVIIGATLGIVVGTIGTAIPWMFPSIFTHDKAVTFQMHTVIIPYFLALFATPSTHSLEGTLLAGRDLRYISLTMTGCFAVAGLAVMLLSNGGFGLRGCWYALVGFQWARFSLALIRLLSRDGVLYSEDTSRYAEKVKAA
- the LOC103842537 gene encoding fructose-bisphosphate aldolase 1, chloroplastic, with protein sequence MASSSASLLKASPVKSDWVKGQSLLVRQPSSSVAAIRSNAAPSALTVRAASAYADELVKTAKTIASPGRGILAMDESNATCGKRLASIGLENTEANRQAYRTLLVSAPGLGQYISGAILFEETLYQSTVDGKKMVDVLVDQNIVPGIKVDKGLVPLVGSDDESWCQGLDGLASRTAAYYQQGARFAKWRTVVSIPNGPSALAVQEAAWGLARYAAISQDSGLVPIVEPEILLDGEHNIDRTYEVAEKVWAEVFFYLAQNNVMFEGILLKPSMVTPGAESKDRATPEQVASYTLKLLRNRIPPAVPGIMFLSGGQSELEATLNLNAMNQGPNPWHVSFSYARALQNTCLKTWGGREENVKAAQETLLTRAKANSLAQLGIYTGEGESEDAKEGMFVKGYTY